The DNA window cttttagtatttggatGATCTTTGCAATGACCGACTCATTTCTTCAATCCATGCTGGAAGCAGATAATATTTGTTCGACTTGTTTTAAGCTGAAcatgcccttttcttttcttttgaagcaGTGAAATTAATGGTCTGGATATGATTCTTAGAATTTCTTGTATTTCTCACAAATTTATAATCATAGCCTTTCTTGATTGATTCAAACCTGATTTTCTGTGTGTTATGATCTCTGTTAGTGTTGGTAAACTGTGACAAACTTTTTTGTGGATTTGAtctttgaaaaatgaaaaatcttggGGATAAATTATGGGAGTTCATCGTCAATTTTGTAACGATCAAATTTCTCTGGGCTTTCATAAGCGTGACTAAATTTTTCTCTGGTTTTCAACTACAGTctctggatttttattttttttcttctaatttttgcAGGGATGCAGAAGGAAATTAGAGCGGCTTTGCTTTTTGGGCTGGTGGTATGGGTATATCAGGCAACCAACCCTCCACCTCCAAAGATTTGCGGTACCCCAGGCGGCCCTCCTGTTACAGCACCTAGAATAAAATTGAGGGATGGGAGGTATTTGGCCTACAAGGAGCATGGTGTCTCAAGAGAAACTGCCAAATATAAGATCATACATGTTCATGGCTTTGCCTCTATGAGACATAATACAATGAGCGTGGAAAAACTCTCTCCGGTATTCCAACATTTCTAAATCTTTGTGTTTAGCCCTTTTAAAGTTCCATTAGTCAAGAGATTGTGTCGTTTTTGTTTGTCAGGAAGTTGTGGAGGAGCTGGGATTCCACCTTGTGTCCTTCGACCGGCCGGGTTATGGAGAAAGTGATCCACATCCAAAGCGAACTCCGGAGAGCATAGCTTTAGATATAGAAGAGCTTGCGGATCATTTAGAATTTGGATCCAGATTTTATGTTATGGGGTTTTCTATGGGAGGTCAGGTGGTCTGGGGCTGCCTCAAGTACATCCCTCACAGGTGAGACTGTTTTCTTGCTGTTATGACGTCAACTGTGCTTATCTGGAGGATGTTCTGCCTGCTGTTTAAGATCTGGGACAAAGCATGAACATCATACagtaattcaaaaatatgtcaGAAGTGAGAAAATAAAGCATGCTATCTAAAATAATGACCAGAGTTCTTTTATTGGAGCATCAAGAATCTGCTGGATAATTTGTGCCCAACGTAAACAACTGGTGGCTTTTTCTGCTTTGGCTCATGTCATTGTTTGGagttattatatgttttaagCTCGGTGCCCATGGTGCTGCAGGCTAGCAGGAGCAGCACTAATTGCGCCTGTTGTCAACTACTGGTGGCCTGGCTTTCCCGCCAACTTATCAACAGAAGCCTACTACCTACAGCTACCTCAGGACCAGTGGACATTGCGTGTTGCTCACCATGCTCCATGGCTCACCTATTGGTGGAACACTCAGAAATGGTTTCCTGCATCGGCGGTTGCAGCCCGTAAACCTGAAGTTTTCTCCCGTCAGGATTTAGAACTCCTTTCCATGGTTGCAGATGGAAGAATGAACATGGTACttcgttttctctctctctttccacaTTACAAGGAAATGAACCATATATCAAGTTTATCCTGACATATTTTGTGTCTCTGAAACTGGAGGCAAGAAGAAGATATTGCTAGTGAGAAAGTTATCATCGCATACATAATTTTTGCAGTGTACATAGAGCCAGTCCGAGAGGCTTTGATCTTTTAACCAGGAGAGAACAGTAACTGGCCGGAATTCTAGTTTTACAGGGGCTGCCTTggaaccttttgttttttggaacTGGCTtgtggaaagctaagacactgCAGAAACTTCCAATTTTCCTTTGATATATTAGAAGCAGAAGAGTTTTTCGAACCAGAAGTTCTGGAGATCCAGTTAGAAATTGATTTAGATCAACAAATGATAATTGACTCTTCTATAAGAAATGTTATTGGCCACATCCTACTTGATCCTTAAGAAGTGCTTATGAATCTTCCCGCCTGATTTGGAATCTCTCCTTTCATTTTATGCAGCCACAAACAATGCAGCAAGGAAAATTTGAAACCATACATCGAGACATGATGGTTGGGTTTGGGAAGTGGGAATTCGATCCCATGGATCTTGAAAATCCCTTTCCTGACAATGAAGGCACGGTTCATCTATGGCAGGGTGATGAAGATAAGATGGTGCCTGTTAGCTTGCAACGATATATTGCCCAAAGACTTCCCTGGATAAACTACCATGAGATATCTGGCTCTGGACACATGTTCCCTTACATCCCAGAGATATGCGAAGCGATTATAAAGGCTCTTTTGCTTGAAAAAAACTAGCCCTCTTTCGAGCTTAGTTGGCGTCA is part of the Populus alba chromosome 10, ASM523922v2, whole genome shotgun sequence genome and encodes:
- the LOC118060071 gene encoding uncharacterized protein; translation: MQKEIRAALLFGLVVWVYQATNPPPPKICGTPGGPPVTAPRIKLRDGRYLAYKEHGVSRETAKYKIIHVHGFASMRHNTMSVEKLSPEVVEELGFHLVSFDRPGYGESDPHPKRTPESIALDIEELADHLEFGSRFYVMGFSMGGQVVWGCLKYIPHRLAGAALIAPVVNYWWPGFPANLSTEAYYLQLPQDQWTLRVAHHAPWLTYWWNTQKWFPASAVAARKPEVFSRQDLELLSMVADGRMNMPQTMQQGKFETIHRDMMVGFGKWEFDPMDLENPFPDNEGTVHLWQGDEDKMVPVSLQRYIAQRLPWINYHEISGSGHMFPYIPEICEAIIKALLLEKN